One window of the Anopheles cruzii chromosome 2, idAnoCruzAS_RS32_06, whole genome shotgun sequence genome contains the following:
- the LOC128277989 gene encoding SAGA-associated factor 29-like isoform X2 → MPLTAEQAMLQVQDRLKSLKTLVCEIETERKRIEPNINNMVRLSKIASDDKSPALNHKLKTIYKIGLQDAIQEEALIRQALAKIQDIRNIRNERRIQARNAGNKETIRRGALMKMLLISAQTLPLFVSKPGEKVPPLCGSIPADNSYIAKPGDMVAALVKSEEGEENWILAEVVLYVSSTSKYEVDDIDEEQKDRHVLSRRRIVPLPLMRANPETDGQALFPKGTTVMALYPQTTCFYKAIINQLPQTANEEYEVLFEDPSYPDGYSPPLFVAQRYVIAIKQNKKTTS, encoded by the exons ATGCCTCTAACCGCGGAGCAAGCAATGCTACAGGTGCAG GACCGTCTAAAATCACTCAAGACTCTAGTTTGTGAAATCGAAACTGAACGCAAACGCATTGAACCGAACATCAATAATATGGTGCGCTTATCAAAGATTGCCAGTGATGATAAATCTCCTGCCCTGAACCATAAGCTTAAAACAATCTACAAAATCGGTTTACAAGATGCGATACAGGAAGAAGCTCTTATACGTCAAGCTTTGGCAAAAATTCAGGACATTCGTAACATACGCAATGAGCGACGGATACAAGCGCGCAACGCTGGAAACAAGGAAACCATCCGGCGAGGCGCATTGATGAAAATGCTGCTAATATCGGCCCAAACATTGCCTCTGTTCGTTAGCAAACCCGGCGAAAAGGTTCCACCACTGTGCGGTTCTATCCCTGCCGACAATAGCTACATAGCCAAACCGGGCGACATGGTGGCGGCGCTGGTCAAGAGCGAGGAGGGAGAAGAAAATTGGATTCTCGCCGAGGTGGTACTGTACGTGTCCTCAACCAGTAAGTACGAAGTGGACGATATAGACGAAGAGCAGAAAGACCGCCACGTTCTGAGCCGACGACGGATCGTGCCACTTCCGCTTATGCGTGCCAATCCCGAAACGGATGGCCAGGCACTGTTTCCGAAAGGAACCACCGTGATGGCGCTCTATCCCCAGACGACTTGTTTTTATAAAGCCATTATAAATCAACTTCCACAAACGGCCAACGAAGAGTACGAGGTGCTGTTCGAAGATCCTTCCTACCCGGACGGGTACTCGCCGCCACTGTTCGTCGCTCAGCGCTACGTGATTGCGATaaagcagaacaaaaaaaccaccTCTTGA